Proteins encoded in a region of the Lysobacterales bacterium genome:
- a CDS encoding putative peptide modification system cyclase: MNAQLAPEDLGTEPAPDGARALLRSVVIADLCDSTALVERLGDVRATELIRAHDRLLRGLIREHRGQEIDKTDGFLSLFERPIQAVAFALAYQRGLRAFSLEHGIEVSARIGVHVGEVMTWQNDLADVAKGAKPTEVEGLAKPVAARLMGMALPGQILLSGVAYTLAHRAEGELGAVLSRVQWKAHGDFRFKGVAEAVPVYEIGEDGIAPFKAPAWSGKAHREVPLWRRPAMLAFEMIALLLAVALPAWHFLTPAPAIAFAERDWVVLADLRNLTGDPRFDDSLDQAFRIGLEQSRHVNVLSDLQVRDTLQRMQRDSDSPVDRSIGAEIAMREGARALVLPTLAEVGGRLRFTAEVIHPNTQATVYSEYADGRGAEAVLPLVDEVNRKLRGRLGEAVDQVSEDSRALERVTTPNLDALTAYTRARALLLERKLDDAISLLNVSLSIDTEFAAASLELAVIMNDAINREAALTHLERALANPDRLTLRQLRHASAIRATLIDSPASAVEAWRMLTVEFPDYHVGWGGLAWYQWVLLGDSSAAINSVQKNIDSRNPRRSGGHYLYGTLLLAENRFQEAIQQFEAAEALGLKVENRAFAAAYAAQRDFKGASQVLERGTASSLTLRSGAYALAIASHLADRGRIGEARAVLQKARRELPEGLGADRRTLAVAQASLLDVEVQSPSEDLIEEASELIAQAAVPSDDRLLTPWMRTSATLLSLWATAHLSDSSRFEDTSSVDVTDDFPELKQRTMLAHARAQRLSGHPELAAASLSRPSSTKPLFATRVELMRALIEAGALDKAEGEAKWIAANRGLAYAEPQAFQALVPYNVFWSTQALFVLAEIEALRSNWSGASVRLEEFLNSVDEAHIAPKLRRRVGELRSEIAENAAREHESADSTPSAH, from the coding sequence ATGAACGCCCAGCTTGCACCGGAAGACCTCGGCACCGAACCCGCGCCCGACGGCGCGCGCGCGCTGCTGCGCAGCGTGGTCATTGCCGACCTCTGCGATTCCACCGCACTCGTTGAACGGCTGGGCGACGTGCGCGCCACCGAGCTGATCCGCGCCCACGACCGCCTGCTGCGCGGCCTGATCCGCGAGCACCGCGGGCAGGAGATCGACAAGACCGATGGTTTCCTGAGCCTGTTCGAGCGGCCCATCCAGGCCGTGGCCTTCGCGCTGGCCTACCAGCGCGGACTGCGCGCGTTCTCGCTGGAGCATGGCATTGAGGTCTCGGCCCGCATCGGCGTGCACGTCGGCGAGGTGATGACCTGGCAGAACGACCTGGCCGACGTCGCCAAGGGGGCCAAACCCACCGAGGTCGAGGGCCTGGCCAAGCCGGTGGCGGCGCGCCTGATGGGCATGGCCCTGCCCGGCCAGATCCTGCTCTCGGGTGTGGCCTACACCCTCGCCCATCGCGCCGAGGGCGAACTGGGCGCCGTACTGTCGCGCGTGCAGTGGAAAGCGCACGGCGACTTCCGCTTCAAGGGCGTGGCCGAGGCTGTGCCCGTGTACGAGATCGGAGAGGACGGCATCGCGCCCTTCAAGGCGCCCGCCTGGAGCGGAAAGGCGCATCGCGAAGTACCGCTGTGGCGCCGACCGGCAATGCTGGCCTTCGAGATGATTGCGCTGCTGCTGGCGGTGGCCCTGCCGGCCTGGCATTTCCTCACGCCCGCGCCGGCGATCGCGTTCGCGGAGCGCGACTGGGTGGTGCTGGCCGACCTGCGCAACCTGACCGGCGACCCGCGCTTCGACGACTCGCTGGACCAGGCTTTCCGCATCGGCCTGGAGCAGTCGCGGCATGTGAACGTGCTGTCCGATCTGCAGGTGCGCGACACCCTGCAGCGCATGCAGCGCGACAGCGACAGCCCGGTGGACCGCAGCATCGGCGCCGAGATCGCAATGCGTGAGGGCGCCCGCGCCCTGGTGCTGCCGACGCTGGCGGAAGTGGGGGGGCGGCTGCGCTTCACGGCCGAAGTCATCCACCCCAATACCCAGGCGACGGTGTACTCCGAGTACGCCGATGGGCGCGGCGCGGAAGCGGTGCTGCCGCTGGTGGACGAGGTGAATCGCAAGCTGCGCGGGCGCTTGGGTGAAGCCGTGGATCAGGTCAGTGAAGACTCGCGCGCGCTGGAACGGGTGACGACGCCAAACCTAGACGCATTGACCGCCTACACGCGGGCGCGCGCTTTACTGCTCGAACGCAAGCTGGACGATGCGATTTCTCTACTCAACGTCAGCCTTAGCATTGATACAGAGTTCGCGGCTGCGTCACTAGAACTCGCGGTCATCATGAACGATGCGATCAACAGGGAGGCAGCACTTACTCACTTGGAGCGAGCGCTGGCCAATCCTGATCGACTAACTCTTCGCCAGTTGCGGCACGCTTCAGCGATAAGGGCCACCTTAATCGACTCACCCGCTAGTGCAGTTGAAGCATGGCGGATGCTTACCGTCGAGTTTCCAGACTATCACGTGGGATGGGGTGGCTTGGCGTGGTATCAGTGGGTTCTTCTTGGCGACTCTAGTGCCGCGATTAATTCCGTGCAGAAGAACATCGACAGCCGCAACCCGAGGAGGAGCGGAGGGCACTACCTTTACGGCACTCTGCTGCTAGCCGAAAATCGTTTTCAAGAGGCCATTCAACAGTTCGAAGCGGCAGAGGCTCTTGGGCTAAAGGTCGAGAACCGTGCCTTCGCTGCGGCTTATGCGGCGCAACGCGACTTCAAGGGAGCTTCGCAAGTGCTTGAGCGAGGCACCGCAAGTAGCCTGACCTTGCGCTCCGGCGCTTACGCGTTGGCGATCGCAAGCCACCTTGCCGATAGGGGACGCATTGGGGAAGCCCGTGCGGTACTTCAAAAAGCTCGCCGGGAACTGCCGGAGGGGCTTGGAGCTGACCGCAGGACTCTTGCTGTCGCGCAAGCATCGCTTCTGGATGTGGAGGTGCAGAGCCCCTCCGAAGATTTGATCGAAGAGGCCTCTGAACTCATTGCTCAGGCGGCCGTTCCAAGTGATGATCGCTTGCTCACTCCATGGATGCGGACCTCCGCTACGCTTCTGTCACTTTGGGCAACTGCGCATCTGTCGGACTCAAGTCGTTTTGAGGACACGTCCAGTGTAGATGTGACTGACGATTTCCCTGAACTGAAGCAAAGGACAATGCTGGCTCATGCAAGAGCGCAGCGACTCAGCGGTCACCCTGAGCTAGCCGCAGCTTCGCTATCTCGGCCCTCATCCACGAAGCCGCTCTTCGCGACGCGGGTTGAGTTGATGAGGGCGCTGATTGAAGCGGGGGCACTGGATAAAGCTGAGGGCGAAGCCAAGTGGATTGCAGCGAATAGAGGGCTAGCATATGCGGAACCGCAGGCATTTCAGGCATTAGTGCCCTACAATGTCTTTTGGTCAACCCAAGCTCTTTTCGTTTTGGCTGAAATAGAAGCGCTGCGTTCAAATTGGAGCGGCGCAAGCGTTCGGCTGGAGGAGTTCCTAAACAGCGTCGACGAAGCACATATCGCCCCAAAACTCCGAAGGCGGGTGGGTGAACTTCGCTCCGAGATAGCTGAGAACGCCGCTCGAGAACACGAATCCGCGGATTCCACACCTTCGGCACACTGA
- a CDS encoding NHLP-related RiPP peptide, producing MSASLPQEAGLSLLKRLASDDAFRARFEKNPQAALEEVGVPQGVIAELKSACLAPRALADKGVFEALAGDVATAQYREAMSMFVPTIKGF from the coding sequence ATGTCCGCATCGCTTCCGCAAGAAGCCGGCCTCAGCCTGCTCAAGCGCCTCGCCAGTGACGACGCCTTCCGCGCCCGCTTCGAGAAGAATCCACAGGCCGCACTGGAAGAAGTGGGCGTGCCGCAGGGCGTGATCGCCGAGCTCAAGTCGGCCTGTCTTGCACCGAGGGCCTTGGCTGACAAGGGGGTGTTTGAGGCGCTGGCGGGGGACGTGGCTACCGCACAGTACCGGGAGGCGATGTCAATGTTCGTCCCGACGATCAAAGGCTTTTAG
- a CDS encoding putative peptide maturation dehydrogenase, which yields MRLRRCHALLIEPREVRELDLEALLMGQPRLRSTRRWIALAAHIDDEIELSAEQLAALGDISSEDAVEHAALAERFGAALIDSLVAQRLLLAADESTEADAPLRADAAVRSGHWRGLAAVMHRHLRWRGVNSEEARTSGALGNSDQEILERLGTPPEVSRARASAEAAQPLPAPAANVLPNSPLRATCRNFDASLRLPLEALATVLHRVYGAQGRSVVSGVPVLKKNSPSAGGLHPVEAYLLVRHVEGLATGLYHYRPDTHALEPLQPLSDEEAARCASLFVAHQPWFVDAHVQVILAARFRRNYWKYRNHAKAYRAVILDSGHLSQMQYLVATELGLGAFITAAVNEGDIEDAFGLDPMQEGVIAVTGFGWRGERMEVLEFDPLKQVWPAWTAEPQG from the coding sequence ATGCGCCTACGCCGTTGTCATGCCCTGCTGATTGAACCCCGCGAGGTTCGCGAACTCGACCTTGAGGCGCTGCTGATGGGCCAGCCTCGTCTGCGCAGCACGCGGCGATGGATTGCGCTGGCCGCCCATATCGACGACGAGATCGAGCTGAGCGCCGAGCAGCTCGCGGCGCTGGGCGACATCTCCAGCGAAGACGCGGTGGAGCACGCGGCGCTTGCCGAACGTTTTGGCGCCGCACTGATCGACAGCCTGGTGGCGCAGCGACTGCTGCTGGCCGCGGACGAGTCCACCGAGGCCGATGCCCCGCTGCGCGCCGACGCCGCAGTGCGCAGTGGCCACTGGCGCGGCCTGGCGGCGGTCATGCATCGACACCTGCGCTGGCGCGGCGTCAACAGCGAAGAAGCGCGCACCTCGGGCGCGCTGGGCAATAGCGACCAGGAGATCCTGGAGCGCCTGGGCACGCCGCCCGAGGTCTCACGCGCGCGCGCCAGCGCGGAGGCCGCACAGCCCCTGCCTGCCCCGGCAGCCAATGTGCTGCCCAACAGCCCGCTGCGTGCCACCTGCCGCAACTTCGATGCCTCGCTCCGGCTGCCGCTGGAGGCCCTCGCCACAGTGCTGCACCGCGTGTACGGCGCGCAGGGCCGCAGCGTGGTGTCGGGCGTGCCGGTGCTGAAGAAGAACAGCCCCTCGGCCGGCGGCCTGCACCCGGTGGAGGCCTATCTGCTGGTGCGCCATGTCGAGGGGCTGGCGACCGGCCTCTACCACTATCGCCCTGACACCCACGCCCTGGAGCCGCTGCAGCCCTTGAGTGACGAAGAGGCCGCACGCTGCGCCAGCCTGTTCGTGGCGCACCAGCCCTGGTTTGTCGATGCACACGTGCAGGTGATCCTGGCGGCGCGATTCCGTCGCAACTACTGGAAGTACCGCAACCACGCCAAGGCCTACCGCGCGGTCATTCTCGACTCCGGCCACCTCTCGCAGATGCAGTACCTGGTGGCCACCGAGTTGGGCCTGGGCGCCTTCATCACCGCCGCCGTCAACGAGGGCGACATCGAAGACGCCTTCGGGCTCGACCCCATGCAGGAGGGGGTGATCGCCGTCACCGGCTTCGGCTGGCGCGGCGAGCGCATGGAGGTGCTGGAGTTCGACCCCTTGAAGCAGGTGTGGCCGGCATGGACGGCCGAGCCGCAGGGCTGA
- a CDS encoding NHLP-related RiPP peptide, translating into MSQFDALNHSSLDLSAHAFDRSSAADTGTPPQQAPRPRLSQQQALELVRLLASSDSFRALTLNHPQQALEQLGLAPEVALRLLEPSAATTCRLADKAVFAELLDAMQAGATAYRMDMSVPQIRIR; encoded by the coding sequence ATGTCGCAGTTCGATGCCCTGAACCACTCCTCGCTTGATCTTTCCGCGCACGCCTTCGACCGCTCAAGCGCCGCCGATACCGGCACGCCGCCACAGCAGGCGCCGCGGCCACGCTTGAGCCAACAGCAGGCGCTGGAGCTGGTGCGTCTGCTGGCCAGCAGCGACAGCTTTCGCGCGCTGACGCTGAACCACCCGCAGCAGGCGCTGGAGCAGCTGGGCCTTGCGCCGGAAGTGGCCCTGCGCCTGCTGGAACCCAGCGCCGCCACCACCTGCCGCCTGGCCGACAAGGCCGTGTTCGCCGAACTGCTGGACGCGATGCAGGCCGGCGCTACGGCGTATCGCATGGATATGTCCGTGCCGCAGATCCGCATCCGCTGA
- a CDS encoding NHLP-related RiPP peptide, translating to MDQYTAHNQTLDTACEAQLEASPTRSLSQAQGQALLARLAQDDAFRAIYAADPATALLSMGVPAEVIGMLDRKCLRERQLADRAVFAALLQHVQSQATSVAMAMDIPRLSFA from the coding sequence ATGGACCAGTACACAGCCCACAACCAGACCCTCGACACCGCCTGCGAAGCGCAGCTGGAAGCGTCTCCGACGCGCTCGCTGAGCCAGGCCCAGGGTCAGGCCCTGCTTGCGCGTCTGGCACAGGACGATGCGTTCCGCGCGATCTACGCCGCCGATCCGGCGACGGCCCTGCTGTCGATGGGCGTGCCGGCCGAGGTCATCGGCATGCTCGACCGCAAGTGCCTGCGCGAGCGGCAGCTGGCGGACAGGGCGGTGTTCGCTGCGCTGCTGCAGCACGTGCAAAGCCAGGCCACCAGTGTCGCGATGGCGATGGACATTCCCAGGCTTTCCTTCGCGTAG
- a CDS encoding NHLP-related RiPP peptide, producing the protein MEIIRQDRRAESRTASHSSSSKASARRESERAALTVDESVAVVARLAEDDDFRALFEVDCAAALRELGVPADRARSIVEGSANSVCKLASKQRFAELLPQLADDSVRRALFFIVPQIRLS; encoded by the coding sequence ATGGAAATCATCAGACAAGATCGACGCGCCGAGTCGCGCACCGCATCGCATTCAAGTTCCAGCAAGGCCTCGGCCCGCCGCGAGTCAGAGCGGGCCGCACTGACGGTCGACGAGAGCGTCGCCGTGGTCGCCAGGCTTGCCGAGGACGATGACTTTCGCGCCTTGTTTGAGGTGGACTGCGCGGCGGCCCTGCGTGAGCTTGGGGTGCCTGCAGACCGTGCGAGGTCGATCGTGGAAGGCTCGGCCAACTCGGTGTGCAAGCTCGCCTCGAAGCAGCGCTTCGCCGAACTGCTGCCGCAGCTGGCGGACGATTCGGTTCGACGCGCCCTGTTCTTCATCGTTCCGCAGATCCGGCTGTCTTGA
- a CDS encoding NHLP-related RiPP peptide: MDQYTAHNQTLDTASEAQLEASPTRSLSQAQGQALLARLAQDDAFRAIYAADPATALLSMGVPAEVIGMLDRKCLRERQLADKAVFAALVQDMQSRETMVAMMMIVPTVAYR, from the coding sequence ATGGACCAGTACACAGCCCACAACCAGACCCTCGACACCGCCAGCGAAGCGCAGCTGGAAGCGTCCCCGACGCGCTCGCTGAGCCAGGCCCAGGGCCAAGCCCTGCTCGCGCGTCTGGCGCAGGACGATGCGTTCCGCGCGATCTATGCCGCCGATCCGGCGACGGCCCTGCTGTCGATGGGCGTGCCGGCTGAGGTGATCGGCATGCTCGACCGCAAGTGCCTGCGCGAGCGGCAGCTGGCGGACAAGGCGGTGTTCGCTGCGCTGGTGCAGGACATGCAGTCTCGGGAGACCATGGTCGCGATGATGATGATCGTCCCAACTGTCGCCTACCGCTGA
- a CDS encoding nitroreductase family protein, which yields MKWWPRLSASLFVGHQPWFVDAHLQVILAARFRRNYWKHRNHAKAYRAVVLDSGHLSRMQYLVATDLGLGAFITAAVKEGDIEDAFGLDPMQECAIAITCFGWRGGRMEVLEFGPLKQVWPAWTAEPQG from the coding sequence TTGAAGTGGTGGCCGCGGCTTAGCGCCAGCCTGTTCGTGGGGCACCAGCCCTGGTTTGTCGATGCGCATCTGCAGGTGATCCTGGCGGCGCGATTCCGTCGCAACTACTGGAAGCACCGCAACCACGCCAAGGCCTACCGCGCGGTCGTTCTAGACTCCGGCCACCTCTCGCGGATGCAGTACCTCGTGGCCACCGACTTGGGCTTGGGCGCCTTTATCACCGCCGCCGTCAAAGAGGGCGACATCGAAGACGCCTTCGGGCTCGACCCCATGCAGGAGTGCGCGATCGCCATCACATGCTTCGGCTGGCGGGGCGGGCGCATGGAGGTGCTAGAGTTCGGCCCGCTGAAGCAGGTGTGGCCGGCATGGACGGCCGAGCCGCAGGGCTGA
- a CDS encoding NHLP-related RiPP peptide, which translates to MSQFDALNRSTFDHSAHAFDRSTAADAETPPQQAPRPRLSQQQALELVRLLASSDSFRALTLNHPQQALEQLGLAPEAALRLLEPSAATTCRLADKAVFAELLDAMQAGATAYRMDMTVPTVRIR; encoded by the coding sequence ATGTCGCAGTTCGATGCCCTGAACCGCTCCACGTTTGATCACTCCGCGCACGCCTTCGACCGCTCAACAGCCGCCGATGCCGAGACGCCGCCGCAGCAGGCGCCGCGGCCACGCTTGAGCCAGCAGCAGGCGCTGGAGCTGGTCCGTCTGCTGGCCAGCAGCGACAGCTTTCGCGCGCTGACGCTGAACCACCCGCAGCAGGCGCTGGAGCAGCTGGGCCTTGCGCCGGAAGCGGCCCTGCGCCTGCTGGAACCCAGCGCCGCCACCACCTGCCGCCTGGCCGACAAGGCCGTGTTCGCCGAACTGCTGGACGCGATGCAGGCCGGCGCTACGGCGTATCGCATGGATATGACCGTGCCCACAGTTCGCATCCGCTGA
- a CDS encoding NHLP-related RiPP peptide, translating to MDQPVPSMQTFDVLRDKEQPASGSQPERQGQLPIEPKREGAGMLSLDQGTELLRRLSRDDAFRSLFQSSPKSALIEMGMAPEEIARLCPSCLEPCSLAPKRDFEAALKETSANEIFTAMQMMVPRVRL from the coding sequence ATGGACCAGCCAGTACCCTCTATGCAGACGTTCGACGTGCTGCGTGACAAGGAGCAGCCTGCGAGCGGTTCGCAGCCGGAGCGGCAGGGGCAGCTGCCTATCGAGCCCAAGCGAGAAGGGGCAGGGATGCTGTCACTGGATCAGGGCACCGAGCTTCTGCGGCGCTTGTCCCGGGACGACGCGTTCCGCTCGTTGTTTCAGTCGAGCCCGAAGTCCGCACTGATCGAAATGGGCATGGCGCCCGAGGAGATCGCAAGACTCTGCCCCTCATGCCTTGAGCCCTGCAGCCTCGCGCCGAAACGGGACTTCGAGGCGGCGCTGAAGGAAACCAGCGCGAACGAGATATTCACTGCCATGCAGATGATGGTGCCCCGGGTTCGGTTGTAA
- a CDS encoding putative peptide maturation dehydrogenase: MLQLREERAVDLEALLSGAPSVVARNRWVALAAHRDGEVELDQNEIALLGAVTSLHGSERAALEARFGAAAVQRLLDEQLLWDAATQASPEPSILDDWHPLSAVAHRHSRWAGVDTGAAAEQLARSGQRLTDALGEAPPTVAEPAATSARIDLPSVSQGALAELCRRRVTCRNFDAGRPVALKTMSRVLAGTYGAIGEFAMAGVRVVKKPVASAGGLHAIEPYVIAQHVEGLRPGLYHYNGIQHSLGPVQLLEPVALRALLSEALAGQFWFENCPVFVVHVARFGRNFWKYRRHAKALRALTLDSGHLSHQQYLAATECGLAAFITAAINDHTLETAFGLDPMQQGVMAISGFGYRGGAMENLEFDPNTVAWENWVTEAAGME; this comes from the coding sequence GTGCTGCAGCTTCGAGAAGAGCGTGCGGTGGATCTGGAAGCCCTGCTCTCGGGCGCGCCCAGCGTGGTTGCGCGAAACCGCTGGGTGGCCCTGGCGGCACATCGGGATGGCGAGGTGGAGCTGGATCAGAACGAGATCGCCCTCCTGGGTGCGGTCACGTCGCTGCATGGTTCGGAAAGAGCCGCCCTGGAGGCGCGCTTTGGCGCGGCGGCGGTGCAGCGGTTGCTGGATGAGCAGCTGCTCTGGGACGCCGCCACGCAGGCTTCGCCCGAGCCCTCCATCCTCGATGACTGGCACCCCTTGTCGGCGGTGGCCCATCGGCACTCGCGCTGGGCCGGGGTGGACACAGGCGCGGCGGCCGAGCAGTTGGCCCGTTCGGGGCAGCGCCTGACCGATGCACTGGGCGAGGCACCGCCCACCGTGGCCGAACCCGCAGCGACCTCGGCCCGGATCGACTTGCCGTCGGTGTCGCAGGGCGCGCTGGCCGAGCTGTGCCGCAGGCGCGTGACCTGCCGCAATTTCGATGCGGGCCGACCTGTCGCGCTGAAGACGATGTCGCGGGTGTTGGCCGGCACCTACGGCGCCATCGGTGAGTTCGCGATGGCGGGCGTGCGGGTGGTCAAGAAGCCGGTCGCCTCGGCCGGCGGGCTGCACGCCATCGAGCCCTATGTCATCGCGCAGCATGTGGAAGGCCTGCGGCCTGGGCTGTACCACTACAACGGCATACAGCACAGCCTGGGCCCGGTGCAGCTGCTTGAGCCTGTGGCGCTGCGGGCGCTGCTGAGCGAGGCGCTGGCCGGCCAGTTCTGGTTCGAGAACTGCCCGGTGTTCGTCGTTCACGTCGCACGCTTCGGACGCAACTTCTGGAAGTACCGTCGCCACGCCAAGGCGCTGCGCGCGCTGACGCTGGATTCAGGCCACCTCTCGCACCAGCAGTACCTGGCGGCCACCGAGTGCGGCCTGGCGGCGTTCATCACCGCAGCCATCAATGACCACACGCTGGAAACCGCCTTCGGCCTCGACCCGATGCAGCAGGGCGTCATGGCCATCAGCGGCTTCGGCTACCGCGGTGGCGCGATGGAGAACCTGGAGTTTGATCCCAACACCGTGGCGTGGGAGAACTGGGTGACCGAGGCGGCGGGGATGGAGTGA
- a CDS encoding NHLP-related RiPP peptide gives MSNVLLDGPLGESLIRRLAGDDDFRALFARNPIEGLRQIGLSPQQMMQLSPRCLSPQEAAPKAVFEKILSDIGGESFRLAMSFSIHHLKVQMSESRELSAVQTLGARSATAASGASAGHGSL, from the coding sequence ATGAGCAACGTACTTCTGGACGGCCCCCTGGGCGAATCGCTGATCCGTCGACTGGCAGGGGACGATGACTTCCGCGCGCTGTTCGCGCGTAATCCTATTGAAGGCCTGCGGCAGATCGGCCTTTCCCCGCAGCAGATGATGCAGCTGTCTCCCCGTTGCCTGTCGCCTCAGGAAGCAGCCCCCAAGGCCGTCTTCGAGAAGATTCTTTCCGACATCGGCGGCGAGTCCTTCCGGCTGGCCATGTCGTTTTCGATCCACCATCTGAAGGTTCAGATGTCCGAGTCTAGAGAGCTGAGCGCCGTGCAGACGCTAGGCGCTCGCTCCGCCACGGCTGCCAGTGGTGCTTCAGCGGGTCACGGGTCTCTCTGA